In Candidatus Omnitrophota bacterium, the following are encoded in one genomic region:
- a CDS encoding SxtJ family membrane protein produces the protein MIKPNLDLSAKDLRKFGCLMAGVIALLSLIAVWREHWMTAYFLWTIAGVVFLLPALVFPENLRTVYKYWMKFALFLGWLNSRIILFLIFFFMFIPISVIQRIIGRDPMHRIFEPEAKSYWIDRSQEKYNPKHFERQF, from the coding sequence TTGATTAAACCAAACCTGGATCTTAGCGCTAAAGACTTGAGAAAATTCGGATGCTTGATGGCGGGCGTAATCGCTCTCCTAAGCCTGATCGCCGTTTGGCGGGAACACTGGATGACCGCCTATTTTTTGTGGACGATCGCGGGAGTAGTATTTTTGCTTCCCGCTTTGGTTTTCCCCGAGAATCTGCGGACTGTTTATAAGTATTGGATGAAATTTGCTTTATTCCTGGGATGGCTCAATTCGCGAATTATCCTTTTTCTTATTTTTTTCTTTATGTTTATCCCCATTTCCGTTATTCAAAGAATTATTGGCCGCGATCCAATGCATCGAATTTTCGAACCGGAAGCAAAAAGCTATTGGATCGATCGCTCCCAGGAAAAATACAATCCCAAGCATTTCGAACGCCAATTCTGA